One genomic segment of Flagellimonas marinaquae includes these proteins:
- a CDS encoding DsrE family protein, which translates to MKKLLLILTLLMSGTVLGQTEPIKLVFDVTSSDPDVHRMAAKHLQLMAEAYPQSQFEMVIYSGAYQMVDKKASVAGEMLSAAVNRKNVDVVICEQTMKRHKMTMGDLIPGVGSVPDGIYEIVIKQKDGWGYIKEAK; encoded by the coding sequence ATGAAGAAACTACTGCTAATTTTAACACTATTGATGTCGGGCACAGTGCTCGGACAAACAGAGCCCATCAAATTGGTATTTGATGTAACCAGTAGCGATCCGGATGTCCATCGCATGGCCGCAAAACATTTGCAGTTGATGGCCGAAGCCTATCCGCAATCACAATTTGAAATGGTAATTTACAGTGGAGCCTACCAAATGGTAGATAAAAAAGCCTCTGTGGCTGGAGAAATGCTATCGGCCGCAGTAAACAGGAAAAATGTGGATGTTGTAATTTGCGAACAGACCATGAAACGGCATAAAATGACGATGGGCGATCTTATACCCGGCGTAGGCTCGGTGCCCGATGGGATTTATGAGATCGTGATAAAGCAAAAAGACGGTTGGGGCTATATTAAAGAAGCAAAATAA
- a CDS encoding NADP-dependent malic enzyme produces MSKEKQRREALLYHAKPQPGKIKIVPTKPYSTQRDLALAYSPGVAEPCLEIEKNKDDVYKYTAKGNIVAVISNGTAVLGLGNIGPEASKPVMEGKSLLFKIFADIDGIDIELDTTDVERFIETVKTIAPTFGGINLEDIKAPEAFEIEQRLKDELDIPVMHDDQHGTAIISAAALLNALEIADKKIEEVKIVVSGAGAAAVSCTRLYKAFGAKAENIVMLDSKGVIRSDRDTLTTEKKEFATDRKIDTLEEAMVDSDVFIGLSIADIVSPKMLKSMADNPIVFAMANPNPEIEYNLAVKTRKDIIMATGRSDHPNQVNNVLGFPFIFRGALDVRSTKINEEMKMAAVRALADLTREPVPEQVNIAYDATRLTFGRNYIIPKPFDPRLITKIPPAVAKAAMDSGVARMPIQDWDRYEEELYQRSGNDNKVVRLLHNRAKVNPKRIVFAEAELLDVMKAAQIVHDEGIATPILLGDKQTIENLKEELDFDAEVPIIDPRSDEFSQMRSKYALKLWEQRKRKGETKYSARVNMGKRNYFGSMMIKEGDADGMISGYSRAYPKVLRPVFEVLGRAKNVKNASTVNIMITERGPLFLADTSINVDPNAEELAEIAQMTANVAKTFGFKPVIALLSYANFGSSSHPNAQKVREAVRILHERNPDLVVDGEIQTDFALDAELSNNNFPFSKISGKKVNTLIFPNLESANITYKLLKGLHEADSIGPIMVGLTRAAHILQLGASVDEMVNMAAVAVIDAQEREKRRKAKMQAG; encoded by the coding sequence ATGAGCAAGGAAAAGCAAAGACGTGAGGCATTACTCTACCACGCAAAACCACAACCCGGAAAAATTAAAATAGTACCAACAAAACCATATTCCACACAACGGGATTTGGCATTGGCCTACTCGCCAGGAGTAGCGGAACCCTGTCTGGAAATCGAAAAAAACAAGGACGATGTTTATAAGTATACCGCAAAAGGGAACATTGTTGCGGTAATTTCCAATGGTACCGCAGTTTTGGGTTTGGGAAATATTGGCCCAGAGGCATCAAAACCGGTAATGGAAGGCAAGAGCTTGCTCTTTAAGATATTTGCCGATATTGATGGAATTGACATCGAACTGGACACTACCGATGTGGAACGGTTCATAGAAACCGTAAAGACTATTGCGCCCACCTTTGGAGGAATCAATTTAGAGGATATCAAAGCTCCTGAAGCTTTCGAGATCGAACAGCGGTTAAAAGATGAGCTGGACATTCCCGTAATGCACGATGATCAACACGGTACTGCCATTATTTCCGCTGCGGCGTTGTTGAATGCACTGGAAATAGCCGACAAAAAAATCGAAGAAGTAAAAATAGTGGTAAGTGGAGCCGGAGCTGCAGCAGTTTCGTGCACTCGATTGTACAAAGCTTTCGGTGCAAAGGCGGAAAATATAGTTATGCTGGACAGTAAAGGTGTGATCCGAAGTGATCGGGATACGCTTACTACAGAAAAAAAAGAATTTGCCACAGATAGAAAAATAGATACTTTGGAAGAGGCAATGGTAGACTCCGATGTGTTTATAGGACTTTCCATCGCAGATATCGTTTCGCCCAAAATGTTGAAATCCATGGCCGATAATCCCATTGTTTTTGCCATGGCCAACCCTAACCCAGAAATCGAGTATAACCTGGCTGTGAAAACACGTAAGGATATCATTATGGCGACAGGTCGTTCCGATCACCCTAACCAAGTGAACAATGTGTTGGGGTTCCCTTTTATTTTTAGGGGAGCATTGGATGTAAGATCTACCAAGATCAACGAAGAAATGAAAATGGCCGCTGTACGTGCATTGGCCGATTTGACCAGGGAACCAGTGCCTGAGCAGGTAAATATAGCCTATGATGCAACGCGATTGACCTTTGGCCGGAATTATATCATTCCAAAACCATTTGATCCTCGTTTGATCACTAAAATACCGCCAGCTGTGGCAAAAGCGGCTATGGATAGCGGTGTAGCCCGTATGCCGATTCAGGATTGGGATCGGTACGAGGAAGAGCTTTACCAAAGATCGGGCAACGATAATAAGGTGGTAAGGCTATTGCACAATAGGGCTAAGGTAAACCCAAAACGTATAGTTTTCGCCGAAGCAGAGCTTTTGGATGTTATGAAGGCCGCGCAGATCGTGCATGATGAAGGTATTGCGACCCCAATTTTATTGGGCGATAAGCAAACTATAGAAAATTTAAAAGAAGAGCTAGATTTTGATGCAGAAGTGCCGATTATAGATCCGCGTTCAGATGAATTCAGTCAGATGCGTTCCAAGTATGCCCTAAAACTTTGGGAACAAAGAAAACGGAAAGGCGAGACAAAATATAGCGCCCGTGTAAATATGGGCAAGCGAAATTACTTTGGGTCCATGATGATCAAAGAAGGAGATGCAGATGGGATGATCTCTGGCTACTCCAGGGCATACCCCAAGGTGCTTCGACCTGTTTTCGAGGTTTTGGGTAGAGCAAAAAACGTTAAAAATGCAAGCACCGTCAATATAATGATCACCGAGCGTGGGCCACTATTTTTGGCAGATACATCCATTAACGTGGATCCTAATGCCGAAGAATTGGCCGAAATTGCCCAAATGACCGCAAATGTGGCCAAAACCTTCGGTTTTAAACCTGTAATAGCATTATTGTCCTATGCCAATTTTGGGTCATCCAGTCATCCAAATGCACAAAAAGTAAGAGAGGCTGTTCGAATTCTTCACGAACGTAACCCAGATTTGGTCGTGGATGGAGAAATTCAAACCGATTTTGCCCTGGATGCGGAATTGAGCAATAACAACTTCCCATTTTCAAAAATATCAGGGAAAAAGGTAAATACGCTGATATTTCCAAATTTGGAATCGGCCAATATCACCTATAAATTACTTAAAGGACTGCACGAGGCGGATTCCATTGGGCCGATAATGGTCGGCTTGACCAGGGCCGCCCATATTTTGCAATTGGGTGCAAGTGTCGATGAAATGGTAAATATGGCAGCTGTTGCCGTAATCGATGCGCAAGAGAGAGAAAAAAGAAGGAAAGCAAAAATGCAGGCCGGATAA
- a CDS encoding GIN domain-containing protein: MKKIVILILITFPILSNAQRKPKIRGSRIVSELSEELPPFNAIVLNDDLDIRLNKALGPGYHLIADDNLIDILKFEVQEGTLVISSYYNITAKKQLEITINYTDLQAITVKNGSVVSNEIIDTEQLFIDGFNNTKLDIRANTAVMDINLEDTSSGTFNVEVDSLNVNLGARSDAYVYAQMDSGALDLEGNSSLTIEGTSDRLQANILDYAKYKGETMEVGSYQLIISGNSNARVYAFRDIAIKATQDARIYLYGTPKITIDEFLDTVQLIKKE; the protein is encoded by the coding sequence ATGAAAAAGATTGTAATCTTAATATTGATCACCTTCCCAATATTATCCAATGCACAACGAAAGCCTAAAATCAGGGGGAGCAGAATTGTCTCCGAGCTGAGCGAAGAATTGCCTCCCTTTAACGCCATTGTGCTCAACGATGATCTGGATATTCGATTGAACAAAGCACTAGGGCCAGGGTATCACTTGATCGCCGATGATAACTTGATCGATATACTCAAGTTTGAAGTGCAAGAAGGCACTTTGGTAATTAGTTCTTACTATAATATTACGGCAAAGAAACAACTGGAAATTACAATCAATTATACAGATTTACAGGCAATAACAGTAAAGAACGGCAGCGTGGTTTCCAACGAAATAATAGATACCGAGCAATTGTTTATTGATGGATTTAACAACACCAAATTGGATATTCGGGCCAATACAGCCGTAATGGATATTAATTTGGAAGATACCAGCAGCGGAACATTTAATGTGGAAGTGGATTCCCTCAATGTAAATTTAGGGGCCCGTTCAGATGCCTATGTATATGCGCAGATGGATTCTGGGGCATTGGATTTGGAAGGTAATTCATCTTTGACCATCGAAGGTACATCCGATAGGTTGCAAGCCAATATATTGGATTATGCAAAATATAAGGGCGAGACCATGGAAGTAGGGTCTTATCAACTTATAATTAGCGGAAACTCCAATGCAAGGGTCTATGCATTTAGGGATATTGCTATAAAAGCAACACAAGATGCTAGAATTTACCTCTACGGAACGCCCAAAATAACAATAGATGAGTTTTTGGACACAGTACAACTCATAAAAAAGGAATAG
- a CDS encoding MFS transporter, with the protein MIKIKKPKLSFWQIFNMNVGFLGIQYSFGLQQSAINPIFLFLGAEEELLPILNIAGPVTGLVVQPIIGAISDKTWSPRWGRRKPFFLIGAIMGSLCLFAFPLSPALWFAVGLLWILDVGNNMAMEPYRAFVGDKLPESQFSIGYQMQSLFVGAGILLANASIFLFQDWFGGGQEVDGAVPKWLYYSFFIGSFLSIATILWSVLKTPEIPPTDQELEEINKHKSLPFLERFKVPFVEIAHAVKDMPKFMWKLSGVYLFQWYALFVYWQFITPLFRVSLGFDTSEAAAQAAKMSTTYNVVTAVVALVLVPLTMRFGGKKVYALSLFGTALALFSIPYIKDPVYVLFPMVLFGIGWAAMMGIPYSMVSKIVPQERRGVYMGILNMMIVIPMGIQTLTFGPIFKNLLGGDSINAMLFAAVFFVIAAILAMRLKLSDSKDEYPLDA; encoded by the coding sequence ATGATTAAGATTAAAAAACCTAAATTAAGTTTTTGGCAGATTTTTAATATGAACGTTGGATTTCTTGGCATCCAATACAGCTTCGGGCTTCAACAAAGTGCCATTAATCCTATATTTCTTTTTTTGGGTGCCGAGGAAGAATTACTTCCAATACTGAACATAGCTGGCCCTGTGACCGGATTGGTGGTCCAGCCGATTATTGGAGCTATATCCGATAAAACTTGGTCACCAAGGTGGGGCAGACGGAAACCTTTCTTTTTAATAGGGGCCATAATGGGCAGTCTGTGCCTATTTGCCTTTCCACTGAGTCCAGCTCTTTGGTTTGCCGTCGGTCTGTTATGGATCTTGGATGTGGGCAACAATATGGCCATGGAACCATACCGTGCCTTTGTGGGCGATAAATTACCGGAATCCCAATTTAGTATTGGTTATCAAATGCAGAGTTTGTTCGTCGGGGCCGGTATATTATTGGCAAACGCGTCTATTTTTTTATTTCAGGATTGGTTCGGTGGAGGGCAAGAAGTGGACGGGGCTGTACCCAAATGGTTGTACTATTCCTTTTTTATAGGGTCCTTTCTTTCCATTGCAACCATTTTATGGTCGGTTTTAAAAACACCGGAAATCCCACCAACTGACCAAGAACTGGAGGAAATCAACAAGCACAAATCTTTGCCTTTTTTGGAGCGGTTTAAAGTCCCTTTTGTGGAAATAGCACATGCAGTTAAAGATATGCCCAAGTTTATGTGGAAACTCTCCGGGGTTTATTTGTTCCAGTGGTATGCCCTTTTTGTGTACTGGCAGTTTATAACACCCTTGTTTAGGGTTTCCTTGGGTTTTGACACCTCCGAGGCTGCTGCACAGGCTGCAAAAATGAGCACCACATATAATGTGGTCACAGCGGTGGTTGCCTTGGTTTTGGTCCCGCTTACCATGCGGTTCGGTGGTAAAAAAGTATATGCTTTGAGTTTATTTGGTACAGCATTGGCTTTGTTCTCAATACCTTATATCAAAGATCCGGTATATGTGCTGTTTCCCATGGTGCTATTTGGTATCGGGTGGGCAGCCATGATGGGCATACCCTATAGCATGGTCTCCAAAATTGTACCCCAGGAGCGAAGAGGAGTGTACATGGGTATTTTAAATATGATGATCGTTATTCCTATGGGAATACAAACACTCACTTTTGGGCCTATTTTCAAGAATCTATTAGGTGGGGATTCAATTAATGCGATGCTGTTTGCTGCCGTATTTTTTGTGATAGCGGCAATCTTGGCCATGCGGCTCAAGCTATCGGACAGTAAGGATGAGTATCCGTTGGATGCCTGA
- the ruvB gene encoding Holliday junction branch migration DNA helicase RuvB, whose amino-acid sequence MNENLDPTAENLSPEEFDIERALRPISFDDFTGQAQVLENLKVFVQAANLRGEALDHTLFHGPPGLGKTTLAHILANELGVNIKVTSGPVLDKPGDLAGLLTNLDERDVLFIDEIHRLSPIVEEYLYSAMEDYKIDIMIETGPNARTVQINLSPFTLIGATTRSGLLTAPMRARFGIQSRLEYYNTELLSTIVERSAEILKVPITNDAAIEIAGRSRGTPRICNALLRRVRDFAQIKGNGNIDLGISQFGLKALNVDAHGLDEMDNKILSTIIDKFKGGPVGITTLATAVSESAETLEEVYEPFLIQQGFIMRTPRGREVTELAYKHLGRVKGGTQAGLF is encoded by the coding sequence ATGAACGAAAATTTAGATCCTACCGCCGAAAACCTATCACCAGAAGAGTTCGATATAGAAAGAGCTCTCCGGCCAATTAGCTTCGATGATTTTACAGGACAGGCTCAAGTGCTCGAAAACCTAAAGGTTTTTGTGCAAGCGGCCAATTTAAGGGGTGAAGCTTTGGATCATACTCTTTTTCATGGTCCCCCCGGCTTGGGTAAAACAACCTTGGCCCACATATTGGCCAATGAACTTGGTGTAAATATTAAGGTTACATCTGGGCCTGTTTTGGATAAACCTGGGGATTTGGCAGGCCTTTTGACCAATTTAGATGAACGTGATGTACTGTTTATAGATGAAATCCACAGATTGAGCCCCATTGTAGAGGAATATTTGTACTCCGCAATGGAGGATTATAAAATCGATATTATGATCGAGACGGGGCCAAATGCACGTACCGTTCAAATAAACTTGAGCCCTTTTACATTGATAGGGGCAACTACGCGGTCCGGATTGTTGACTGCCCCCATGAGAGCCCGATTCGGAATACAGAGTAGGCTGGAATATTACAACACCGAACTATTGTCCACTATAGTTGAGCGCAGTGCCGAGATACTAAAGGTCCCCATTACCAACGATGCAGCCATCGAAATTGCGGGACGAAGTAGGGGAACACCGAGAATTTGCAATGCACTTTTAAGAAGGGTCCGGGATTTTGCCCAGATCAAAGGGAATGGCAACATAGATCTCGGGATTTCACAATTTGGACTCAAAGCACTTAATGTGGATGCACATGGCCTAGATGAAATGGACAATAAAATTTTGAGCACCATCATCGATAAGTTTAAAGGAGGTCCAGTGGGAATAACTACCTTGGCAACCGCTGTATCCGAAAGTGCAGAAACCTTGGAAGAAGTATACGAACCATTTTTAATACAACAAGGGTTTATTATGCGAACACCAAGAGGTAGGGAGGTTACAGAACTTGCTTACAAACACTTGGGCAGAGTAAAGGGAGGTACACAGGCGGGATTGTTTTAA
- the queG gene encoding tRNA epoxyqueuosine(34) reductase QueG, whose amino-acid sequence MNATKRTHLIKTEAKRLGFLSCGISKAEFLEDEAPRLEKWLKQNMHGEMQYMENHFDKRLDPTKLVEDSKSVISLLLNYFPEEKQNPDSFKISKYAYGMDYHFVIKDKLKSLLHFIQEEIGEVHGRAFVDSAPVLDKAWAAKSGLGWIGKHSNLLTQQVGSFYFVAELIVDLELEYDAPVTDHCGTCTACIDACPTKAIIEPYVVDGSKCISYLTIELKNEIPSGFQDKMDDWMFGCDVCQDVCPWNRFSKPHNEPLFNPNPELLSFTKKDWEEITGEIFNKVFKKSAVKRTKLSGLERNIRFLKK is encoded by the coding sequence ATGAATGCCACCAAAAGGACACATTTGATCAAAACCGAGGCAAAACGCCTCGGTTTTTTATCTTGCGGGATATCCAAAGCGGAATTCTTGGAAGACGAGGCGCCACGATTGGAAAAATGGCTTAAACAAAACATGCATGGAGAAATGCAGTACATGGAAAACCATTTTGATAAACGTTTGGACCCCACAAAACTGGTCGAAGATTCCAAATCGGTTATCTCTCTATTGTTGAATTATTTTCCAGAAGAAAAGCAAAACCCAGACTCCTTTAAAATTTCCAAATATGCCTATGGGATGGATTATCACTTTGTGATAAAGGATAAACTAAAGAGTCTTCTCCATTTTATACAAGAAGAAATTGGCGAGGTGCATGGGCGGGCCTTTGTAGACTCTGCACCCGTACTGGATAAGGCCTGGGCTGCAAAAAGTGGACTCGGTTGGATCGGGAAACACAGTAATTTGCTTACCCAACAAGTGGGGTCTTTTTATTTTGTGGCCGAACTGATAGTGGATTTGGAATTGGAGTACGACGCACCTGTGACCGATCATTGTGGAACCTGTACGGCATGTATAGATGCCTGCCCAACAAAAGCCATAATTGAACCCTATGTGGTCGATGGCAGCAAGTGTATTTCTTACCTTACCATAGAACTTAAAAATGAGATTCCGAGCGGGTTTCAAGATAAAATGGACGATTGGATGTTCGGTTGCGATGTGTGCCAAGATGTATGCCCTTGGAACCGTTTTTCGAAACCACATAACGAACCACTCTTCAACCCAAATCCGGAACTGCTATCGTTCACAAAAAAAGATTGGGAGGAAATCACAGGGGAGATCTTTAATAAAGTTTTTAAAAAATCAGCGGTAAAAAGAACCAAATTGTCTGGATTGGAACGGAATATTCGCTTTTTGAAGAAATAG
- a CDS encoding c-type cytochrome, with protein MSGNHPKYSPISNSDKIPELSGQIRKLMVQVGIGVGLILILAITLLLFQFGIGTTNGNLAPVPDDVYRMDYNVYNLSSTIKNEKIKLGFEIFRNTTLHVGPKQKDSVKMYAGNNLACASCHISGGTKPFAAPLIGVVKRFPQFRGRENKMGTIEERINGCMERSMNGRILPVASQEMQALIAYLDWLGRASPPNGKIEGQGFLKIQIPNRAVDLAHGESVYKEHCVICHGLDGQGQLLAENDQYLYPPLWGSDSYNNGAGMTRVITAAQFIKGNMPFGTTYDKPVLTDEQAYDVAGYINQKVRPTKPNREADFPDLVKKPVSTPYGPYVDPFSPEQHQLGPFQPIMDYYLKEHQLRKTK; from the coding sequence ATGTCGGGAAACCATCCTAAATATTCGCCAATATCCAATTCTGATAAGATTCCGGAGCTTTCCGGTCAAATACGTAAGTTAATGGTCCAAGTAGGTATCGGGGTAGGCCTTATTTTGATATTGGCCATTACATTGTTATTGTTTCAGTTTGGTATTGGAACCACCAATGGCAACCTGGCCCCAGTTCCCGATGATGTATACCGTATGGATTACAATGTGTACAATCTATCATCCACTATAAAAAATGAAAAAATCAAACTTGGATTCGAGATTTTTAGAAATACAACATTGCATGTAGGACCCAAACAAAAAGATTCAGTCAAAATGTATGCAGGCAATAACTTGGCCTGCGCCAGTTGCCATATAAGCGGAGGAACCAAACCCTTCGCGGCACCATTGATCGGTGTGGTAAAACGTTTCCCACAATTTAGAGGTCGAGAAAACAAAATGGGAACCATTGAAGAAAGGATCAATGGATGTATGGAGCGGAGCATGAATGGTAGAATATTGCCTGTAGCATCACAAGAAATGCAAGCCCTTATAGCTTATTTGGATTGGTTGGGCCGAGCATCTCCCCCGAACGGCAAGATCGAGGGACAGGGCTTCTTGAAGATTCAAATCCCTAATAGGGCAGTAGATCTTGCTCATGGCGAATCCGTTTACAAAGAACATTGCGTTATCTGTCATGGTCTGGACGGACAGGGGCAACTATTGGCCGAAAACGACCAATATCTGTACCCTCCATTGTGGGGCAGTGATTCCTATAACAATGGTGCGGGCATGACCCGCGTAATCACCGCGGCCCAATTTATAAAAGGTAATATGCCATTTGGCACTACATACGACAAACCTGTTCTTACCGATGAGCAAGCCTACGATGTGGCAGGGTACATCAATCAAAAAGTAAGACCTACCAAGCCCAATAGAGAGGCAGACTTTCCAGATCTTGTCAAAAAACCCGTATCTACTCCCTATGGTCCTTATGTGGATCCCTTCTCTCCCGAGCAGCACCAGTTAGGCCCGTTCCAGCCTATCATGGATTACTACCTTAAGGAACATCAACTTCGTAAAACCAAGTAA
- a CDS encoding Tat (twin-arginine translocation) pathway signal sequence containing protein has product MKTTRTTSRRNFMGAMMLGASASTLMVFTNPVLAGMADYTESEMNDAEAWMKTIKGKHRVVYDGSYPHHGFPIIWNWAYYLSNNEMGSMDNEITAMTVLRHDAIPFAFHTDLWKKYPLGTMFHVKKADGTVYDRNPYYEPQEGDFPMPVIQGIKDMIGRGAMFCVCNLAIKVYSGAVAQQMGKDASEVYEEWKAAVLPDIQIVPSGVWALGRAQEEGCGYIFAGNTI; this is encoded by the coding sequence ATGAAAACAACAAGAACAACATCAAGACGAAATTTTATGGGAGCTATGATGCTGGGTGCCTCTGCATCCACATTAATGGTCTTTACCAATCCCGTTTTAGCGGGGATGGCCGATTATACCGAGTCGGAAATGAACGATGCGGAGGCATGGATGAAAACAATAAAAGGAAAACACAGAGTGGTATACGATGGTTCATATCCACATCACGGATTTCCCATAATTTGGAACTGGGCCTATTATTTGTCCAACAACGAGATGGGTTCCATGGATAATGAAATAACGGCCATGACGGTACTACGGCACGACGCTATTCCGTTTGCTTTTCACACCGACCTATGGAAAAAATACCCCTTGGGCACTATGTTCCATGTAAAAAAAGCGGACGGCACAGTATATGATCGCAACCCGTACTATGAACCGCAGGAGGGAGATTTCCCCATGCCTGTTATCCAGGGTATTAAGGATATGATCGGTCGCGGGGCCATGTTCTGTGTCTGTAATTTGGCCATAAAGGTCTATAGCGGAGCCGTGGCACAACAAATGGGCAAAGATGCATCGGAAGTGTACGAGGAATGGAAAGCAGCTGTTTTGCCTGATATTCAGATTGTTCCTTCCGGCGTGTGGGCCTTGGGCAGGGCACAGGAAGAAGGTTGTGGTTATATTTTTGCAGGGAACACAATTTGA
- the ruvA gene encoding Holliday junction branch migration protein RuvA, translating into MITHLRGKLVEKNPTYLIVECGGVGYFLNISLHTFSLLSDEENIFVYTDLLVKEDSHTLYGFAERAERDVFRLLISVSGVGASTARTMLSSLSPADVRDAIANGDVSVIQSVKGIGAKTAQRVILDLKDKILKVYDIGEVSQKSNNTNKEEALSALEVLGFTRKQSEKVVDKVLSQDTLLSVENIIKQALKNL; encoded by the coding sequence ATGATTACCCATTTAAGAGGAAAGCTTGTTGAGAAAAATCCAACATACCTTATTGTGGAATGTGGAGGTGTAGGGTATTTTTTAAACATTTCGTTGCATACGTTTTCCTTGCTATCGGACGAAGAAAATATTTTTGTTTACACCGATTTGCTGGTTAAAGAAGATTCCCATACGCTTTATGGTTTTGCCGAAAGAGCAGAGCGGGATGTGTTTCGCTTACTTATATCGGTTTCCGGGGTCGGTGCCAGCACTGCTCGAACTATGTTGTCCTCATTGTCCCCTGCCGATGTCAGGGACGCCATTGCCAACGGAGATGTGTCCGTAATCCAGTCTGTAAAGGGGATTGGGGCCAAGACGGCCCAACGGGTAATCTTGGATTTAAAGGACAAAATTTTAAAAGTCTACGACATAGGCGAAGTTTCACAAAAATCAAACAATACAAATAAAGAAGAAGCGTTATCTGCATTAGAGGTTCTTGGTTTTACCAGAAAGCAATCTGAAAAGGTCGTGGACAAGGTACTTTCCCAAGACACTTTGTTAAGCGTAGAGAACATTATAAAACAGGCGCTGAAAAATTTGTAA